The window GGAGAGATCAGGGCGTCTACAAAGCGATAGCCCGCCATTTCTCGAGTCATCACAAGATTGCACGCTTTGGTGAAGTTGGCGGTGCCATCGACGTTTTGAGCAACGAACTCGACGAAATCGTAGACTTCCCACCAGCTTGCGCTGTCCATAAACCAGAGGCGCGTCTCTCGCCAGAACTTCTCTGTGACGTGTGGAACCAAGTCCATTGGAAGCTTGAAGAGGTTGTGGTTAAGACTCCGGCCCAAGGCGTAGAGGGGCGTTTCAGTGAAAACGTAGCCATACCGCCCACGCCCGGGATCGAGCGAATTAAATTTCAGCGAGACAATGTCCCAGAGGCCATTACGGAGAGCGTCGTCGATGCTTTTGACTTGGATGGCCGTTCGCGACTTCGAATATCCGTATCGTTCAGAAAATTTGGACAAAAAAGCCCCCGTTACCAGTCGGTTACCAATTGTGTAGTGTCGTAGTTATTTTTAGGCCTTTTTTGGTGGGGAAGGTGGGAGTCGAACCCACATGAGTTGCCTCGGCCGCTTTTGAGGCGGCTGCGTCTGCCATTCCGCCACTTCCCCGCGGAGCTACGGCTGATTCGCGTCGAGCACCCGACGGGCCTCGGCGGCGTCTCGGACGGTGCGTAGCCCCAAACGCAGCTCGGCCGAACGCCGAGAAAAGATCAGGGTAACCAACTCGGCGCCGCGCGTCTGCCGAAGTTCGGTACGGGCCACGTCGCCGTGGCGCCACTTCAGCGTAACGAGGCGGGTTCCGTGCAGCACTCCGATCGCTTCGCCCGCGGTCGACTTCAGCAGCTGGTCGTGCGCGCCGAAGGCGAAGCCCGAAATACTCTCGAGCCTCGCGGTCGATTGCGCGTCGTGCGGGTGCATCTGCTCGTCGACGACGAGCTCGCCGCTGCCCCCGATGAGCGATATCGTGCGGGTAAACGTCCCGCCGCCCCGCGGCAGGTCGGGCGCATCGTACGAACAACTGACGCGCGTCGTGGTCGTCGTGTCCTGATTCGTACAAGAGTACATCCGATTGAATGTACCGGCGGGCAGGGGATGCGTGTAGGCGCCGATATAGTCGCGGGGCGACACCGGAGGCTGCGGATCGGTCGCATCCCGAAGCAGCCCGATGCTCGTCGCGGCATTGCTGCGGCGTTCGCCCAGCTCGGCGATGCGCGCGCCGGCGAAGGGCGCAAAGACCACGCGAAGGTGCGAGTTCGCGATCGCCGTTCCCTCGGGATCTCCGAAGGGCGGCGGCGTCCCAAAAACCGGGGACGGCGGCGCAAAGATTGGCGGCGCGGTCACCCCCACGGGCACGACGCGCACGCCCCCACCCGATAAGGTAAATGCCGCTGCCGTGACGCTGCGATGAAAGAGCGGCACGCGGACGGCGTTGAAGTGTCGGCGCCCCGAGCCGGGATTCGTCGCAACGAGAAAGCCATACGATGAATCGTTGGCGCGAAGAATCGTGACGTTGGGCGGTTTGCGGATCGATGTTCCCAGCGAGGCCGGATCGAACCCGAGCCTTCCAGCTGCCCGCAGCTGCGCGATGCGTTCCGCCCCGCTCTTTGAGACCCGCCGCATCAGCGCGCTCGACGACGAGAGAGGAAGAAGAAGCGACCGCGCGTTATTCGCCGAGCCGTTCGCCAGGTCGACGAGCGTGCAGGTCAAACCGCGAGCGTTGCACGAGCGCTGCATCGCGATCGTTGCGGCAGCCAGGGCGGCAAAGTCCCCGTTGCTCAGAGTCCCCGGCGTGAAGAGCGTCGGCGGCCAGATAATGGCGGCGTCGGCTACAACGTGCGTCCGCGCGAGCAGCGCGCCGTAGCGGCGGACGACGTCGCCGAAGGCGCGCGTCGGCGCATAGCGCTTCGACGCCTGCAGATCGACGGTAAGCGCTGCGCCCCAGCCATACGACCAGTTCGCCCAGGGTGCTTCCCAGCCGTGCGGATAGATCGTATCCTGCACCGGAAAGTTGACGATTCCGTGCGCGCCGTCGCGCAGGAGCTCCGCGAGGGCAAGCGACGTACTGACTGGATCGCTCGGCCGCGGAGCGGCCTCGTCGGCTCCCTGCAGCCAGCCGGCTTGAAACTCGGACTGCATCACCGGCAGAGCATCCTGCGTCTGAAGTAATCCGGTGGCAAAGTCGAGGTCGGCGAGATCGTGCGCGGTAATGCGATACGACCCGCTTTGATACCAGTTACCCCATGCCCACTGCGGCGAGGCGCTCGGGACCTTCATCTCGTAGGTGTTGATGAAAAGCGGAACATGCGGTCCGACGACGGCGCGCACGTTCTTGCGCAGCCAGTCGATGTAATCGTGCCAGTGCGGCGCGGGCCACGTATCGTTGTCGAGATAGGCGCCTTGATCGTCGTCGAGCGCGATCGCGATAACGTCTTCGCTGTAGGGTTGCACGGTATCGAGCACGTCGTGCAGCCACTGGCCGGCTTCGGTGAGATGCGTGGCGTTCCCGAGCCACTCCGCGGCGGCGGCATCGGCGTGCGCGTTCTGCAGCGTGGCCGTGGCCGGATAGCGGCCCTCGAGAACGTCGTGCAGCGGCATGTTATAAGGCGGCGTTTCGAGCAGCCACGCTGGGTACCCGCCGTTGCGCCATTCGTTGCGGATGACCGGGCCCGGACGCAGGATCAGCTTGAATCCCAGCTCGTGGGTGAGCTTCAGCAGTCCGAGCAGATCTCTGCGCGGATCGGTCGACCCGGTAAAATCGCGCGCGCCTTGCTCGGGTTCGTGCCAGTTCCAGATGAGATAGAGGTCAATCGTATTGATCCCCAACCGTTTGTAGGCAGCGAGAGTCGCGGGCCACTGATCGCGCGCAATCCGCTCGTAGAAGAACGACGCACCGTACACGAAGAACGGCTTACCGGCAACCGCGAAAACGGGATAACCGCGATCGGAGGCGGTGCGCGAAGCGTTCCAGGTTGCCCACGTCGCCGGCGCGGAAGTCGCAATCGCCGGCGTCGGAGCGATCAGCACCGCGAACGCGGCCGCCGCGAGGAACGGCCACCACCGCCCGCGCCCTGCCGCGAAGAGGTAGACGACGGCGCCGGCAGCGAGCCAGCCCACCCCGAGCAGAATCGCGCCGGTACCGGAAGCAGCGAACGCCAAGAGCCAGCCGGCTAGCGCGACGATCGCTGGAAACGGATAGAGCGGCATCTGAAACGGCGCCGCGCCCTGGCGGCGCAGCAGCGCGAGGGCCGCGACCTGCGCGACGCCCTGAATGAGCACGATTCCGGCGATCAAAAATGCGATGACCTGGTCGAGCGTAAAAAAGCTCGCAATCAAAGAGAGCGCGCCGACCGACAGGAGCGCGACGTGGGGAATCTCTTTGCGCGGATGGAGTTTGGCGAAAGCCGGTAAGAACGCGCCGTCGCGGGCGGCGGCAAACGGGATGCGCGAGAAACCGAGCAGGTTCCCGTAGAGCGACGCGAGCGCCGTGACGAGCACGAGTGCGGTGACCACGACGGCCGCAGCGTGCCCCCACGTGCGATCGACGACCACCGCGCCAACGTATTGCGCTTGCGCGGTCGCCTGCCCGTGCGCGTCGAGCAGCGATTGCCAGGGCACCACTCCGAGCACGCCGACCTGTAGGAGCACGTACAGCACTGCGACGATCAGCACGGAGAGCACGATCGACAGCGGAATCGTTCGTTTTGGGCGAACGACTTCGTCGCCGAGCAGCGCGACATCGGCGTAGCCGACGTAGTCGTACAACGTGATGTAGAGCGCCGTACCGAAGCCGGCGAGCAGGCCTCCGCCGAAGCGAACCGGCGCGGCGAGGTGAAAGGCACGCGTGAAATCGGCGTGCGTCAGGCCGGCGAGCGCGACCAGCGCCACCGTTACGGTGGCGGCAACCGCGAGCACCGCGCCGAGCGCCGAGACGGCCGACGTGCGGCGATAGAGAAGAAGAATCGTGACGCAGCCGATGCC of the Candidatus Cybelea sp. genome contains:
- a CDS encoding amino acid permease, coding for MKRAIDLRGAVSINVITMIGIGPLVTIPLVIAALGGPLALVGWIAGAIVALCDGLVWAELSSRYPGSGGTYVYLRNAFGAQRLGRALAFLFNWQFLLYAPCLLASGYIGFVNYAAYFYPPLMGTAAHDVAAVGIGCVTILLLYRRTSAVSALGAVLAVAATVTVALVALAGLTHADFTRAFHLAAPVRFGGGLLAGFGTALYITLYDYVGYADVALLGDEVVRPKRTIPLSIVLSVLIVAVLYVLLQVGVLGVVPWQSLLDAHGQATAQAQYVGAVVVDRTWGHAAAVVVTALVLVTALASLYGNLLGFSRIPFAAARDGAFLPAFAKLHPRKEIPHVALLSVGALSLIASFFTLDQVIAFLIAGIVLIQGVAQVAALALLRRQGAAPFQMPLYPFPAIVALAGWLLAFAASGTGAILLGVGWLAAGAVVYLFAAGRGRWWPFLAAAAFAVLIAPTPAIATSAPATWATWNASRTASDRGYPVFAVAGKPFFVYGASFFYERIARDQWPATLAAYKRLGINTIDLYLIWNWHEPEQGARDFTGSTDPRRDLLGLLKLTHELGFKLILRPGPVIRNEWRNGGYPAWLLETPPYNMPLHDVLEGRYPATATLQNAHADAAAAEWLGNATHLTEAGQWLHDVLDTVQPYSEDVIAIALDDDQGAYLDNDTWPAPHWHDYIDWLRKNVRAVVGPHVPLFINTYEMKVPSASPQWAWGNWYQSGSYRITAHDLADLDFATGLLQTQDALPVMQSEFQAGWLQGADEAAPRPSDPVSTSLALAELLRDGAHGIVNFPVQDTIYPHGWEAPWANWSYGWGAALTVDLQASKRYAPTRAFGDVVRRYGALLARTHVVADAAIIWPPTLFTPGTLSNGDFAALAAATIAMQRSCNARGLTCTLVDLANGSANNARSLLLPLSSSSALMRRVSKSGAERIAQLRAAGRLGFDPASLGTSIRKPPNVTILRANDSSYGFLVATNPGSGRRHFNAVRVPLFHRSVTAAAFTLSGGGVRVVPVGVTAPPIFAPPSPVFGTPPPFGDPEGTAIANSHLRVVFAPFAGARIAELGERRSNAATSIGLLRDATDPQPPVSPRDYIGAYTHPLPAGTFNRMYSCTNQDTTTTTRVSCSYDAPDLPRGGGTFTRTISLIGGSGELVVDEQMHPHDAQSTARLESISGFAFGAHDQLLKSTAGEAIGVLHGTRLVTLKWRHGDVARTELRQTRGAELVTLIFSRRSAELRLGLRTVRDAAEARRVLDANQP